A single window of Modestobacter italicus DNA harbors:
- a CDS encoding MSMEG_0565 family glycosyltransferase — MRIALLTYSTKPRGGVVHTLALAEAMARAGHDVSVWSLGRGGDTAFFRPVDPAVTLRLVPFPDVPDEDVGTRILRSIEVLGAAFTGGYDVVHAQDCISANAVPGCVRTVHHLDTFTTPALAACHERAIVQPRALVCVSAAVAAEVATGWGRVATVIGNGVEADRFAAAAGPAGEPGRRAWRDRLGRYVLAVGGIEPRKGTLDLVEAFALVRQQRPELSLVVAGGETLFDYRDYRARVLDRAAELGVAPVVLGPVDHDRLPALVAAADVFAFPSVKEGFGLAAMEALAAGVPVVTRDLPVLREVFGDAAAFAADPAGMARALLAPVDEERRSAGRALARGASWDAAAAAHLRLYGTLVAGASPGAGVTDEQDESTEPRFVPR, encoded by the coding sequence GTGAGGATCGCGCTGCTCACCTACTCCACGAAGCCGCGGGGCGGGGTGGTGCACACCCTGGCCCTGGCCGAGGCGATGGCCCGGGCCGGGCACGACGTCAGCGTGTGGTCGCTGGGCCGCGGCGGGGACACCGCGTTCTTCCGGCCGGTGGACCCGGCGGTCACGCTGCGCCTGGTGCCCTTCCCCGACGTGCCGGACGAGGACGTCGGCACCCGGATCCTGCGGTCGATCGAGGTGCTCGGGGCGGCGTTCACCGGCGGCTACGACGTCGTCCACGCCCAGGACTGCATCAGCGCCAACGCCGTCCCCGGGTGCGTGCGCACGGTCCACCACCTGGACACCTTCACCACGCCGGCGCTGGCCGCCTGCCACGAGCGGGCCATCGTGCAGCCGCGCGCGCTGGTCTGCGTCTCGGCGGCCGTCGCCGCCGAGGTGGCCACCGGCTGGGGCCGGGTGGCGACCGTGATCGGCAACGGCGTGGAGGCCGACCGCTTCGCCGCCGCGGCGGGCCCCGCGGGGGAGCCCGGCCGGCGCGCGTGGCGGGACCGGCTGGGCCGGTACGTGCTGGCGGTCGGGGGTATCGAGCCGCGCAAGGGGACGCTGGACCTGGTCGAGGCCTTCGCGCTGGTCCGCCAGCAGCGGCCCGAGCTCTCCCTCGTGGTGGCCGGTGGGGAGACGCTGTTCGACTACCGCGACTACCGGGCCCGGGTGCTGGACCGGGCCGCGGAGCTCGGGGTGGCGCCGGTGGTCCTCGGACCGGTCGACCACGACCGGCTGCCGGCCCTGGTCGCCGCCGCCGACGTGTTCGCCTTCCCGTCGGTCAAGGAGGGCTTCGGGCTGGCCGCGATGGAGGCGCTCGCGGCCGGCGTGCCGGTGGTGACCCGGGACCTGCCGGTGCTGCGCGAGGTGTTCGGCGACGCCGCCGCGTTCGCCGCCGACCCGGCGGGGATGGCGAGGGCGCTGCTCGCCCCGGTCGACGAGGAGCGCCGGTCGGCGGGGCGGGCGCTGGCCCGGGGTGCCAGCTGGGACGCCGCCGCGGCGGCGCACCTCCGGCTGTACGGGACGCTGGTGGCGGGAGCGTCCCCGGGGGCCGGTGTGACGGATGAGCAGGACGAATCGACCGAACCGCGTTTCGTGCCCCGCTGA